From a region of the Actinomadura luzonensis genome:
- a CDS encoding DMT family transporter, whose product MAVVPAPRPLLGAVLLLFVSAAWGSAFPLMKDLIHRLPVEDLLAERYLIAALTLLLIRPRCLRRLPRETWVNGVVLGVMFGVGQTAQAVALHGLPSAVSGFAVGCSVVMTPILALVVYKARVQRRIWYGVVAALCGMTTFTLMRGVEEHEVSLIALAATLAAAALYSGHTLMLGQLSKQPAFHPYALTLIQLATIGLTTGAVGARDGITLPATMPDWLLLAHLSVVSCALGFLARSYGQAHVPAVPSAILMSSQPLWVALIAVIWFNEEVGWSMVVGGGLMAAAMLLAVPARAAVLGKERGRRELLDLSRMAARALAERRIRREEPPRAGEGPTPYIVKSACVDVASCPWHTRSLKGGGEPSLERLIERATTILRTRNLPGPGCCRSVTLLGRCLCDLMEESEHTRIPASPHWFRAK is encoded by the coding sequence ATGGCAGTCGTGCCCGCTCCCCGACCCCTCCTGGGAGCCGTGCTTCTGTTGTTCGTCAGCGCCGCTTGGGGGTCGGCGTTCCCGCTGATGAAGGATCTCATCCACCGGTTACCGGTGGAGGACCTGCTCGCCGAGCGCTACCTGATCGCGGCGCTGACGCTCCTGCTGATCAGGCCACGCTGCCTGCGGCGGCTGCCACGCGAGACGTGGGTCAACGGGGTCGTTCTCGGGGTGATGTTCGGGGTCGGGCAGACCGCGCAGGCCGTGGCGCTGCACGGGCTGCCGTCGGCGGTGTCGGGGTTCGCCGTCGGCTGCAGCGTCGTGATGACGCCGATCCTGGCGCTCGTGGTCTACAAGGCGCGGGTGCAGCGCCGCATCTGGTACGGCGTCGTGGCCGCCCTGTGCGGGATGACGACGTTCACGCTGATGCGCGGGGTCGAGGAGCACGAGGTCTCGCTGATCGCGCTCGCGGCCACGCTCGCCGCGGCGGCGCTCTACTCCGGCCACACGCTCATGCTCGGGCAGTTGTCCAAGCAGCCGGCCTTCCATCCGTACGCGCTGACGCTCATCCAGCTCGCCACCATCGGGCTCACCACGGGGGCGGTCGGCGCCAGGGACGGCATCACGCTGCCCGCCACCATGCCCGACTGGCTGCTGCTGGCGCACCTGTCGGTCGTGTCGTGCGCGCTCGGGTTCCTCGCCCGCTCGTACGGGCAGGCGCACGTGCCCGCCGTGCCGAGCGCCATCCTCATGTCGTCGCAGCCCCTCTGGGTCGCGCTCATCGCGGTGATCTGGTTCAACGAGGAAGTGGGCTGGAGCATGGTGGTGGGCGGCGGGCTGATGGCCGCCGCGATGTTGCTCGCCGTGCCGGCCCGGGCCGCCGTGCTGGGAAAAGAACGCGGCCGCCGCGAACTCCTCGACCTTTCCCGAATGGCGGCGAGAGCGCTGGCGGAGCGGCGGATCAGACGTGAGGAACCGCCGCGGGCGGGGGAGGGGCCGACGCCGTACATCGTCAAGAGCGCGTGCGTGGACGTCGCCTCCTGTCCCTGGCACACCCGTTCGTTGAAAGGGGGTGGCGAGCCGAGCCTCGAACGGCTCATAGAACGCGCCACCACCATTCTTCGCACCAGAAACCTGCCGGGCCCGGGGTGCTGCCGATCGGTCACGCTGCTGGGTCGCTGTCTGTGCGACTTGATGGAAGAATCCGAACATACGCGCATCCCGGCGTCGCCGCACTGGTTCCGCGCCAAATAG
- a CDS encoding tetratricopeptide repeat protein, with product MTEGRSHLRVEGEPPARWGAARLLMPMIDAHRRPRGPYTVAAALLRRLVPPALERSAELVAAHDIEIRAAAPELAGLVPARRVTAEAGLSDDERILVPAPRRTLRLANGLTEFVREAVPAGLALAVCNLAEADPTDLELLDVMARRVPPATLTLLLCTGGPAAAPDTRDADELWAAVDRSMREGFLHAAAELGERGMARTEPGGAAWWRFAQRTATALGGLGRTAEALAVWERVREASQDPKMHAAAAYGTAMLDARHPDPGQRDLGRARRWINLAIAISTILPDPAERAFKLGFDRNGLALIELRHGRPAAALALVESALELARELGARHPLHRMVLLANRAQLLAALGRHKEALDDYAAAIALDPAFPDYYLERGNLLFKLGQRDEAQADYERAMRAGPPLPEAHYNRAELRVTRGDTAGALADLARVVELDPGYLDAYINRAGLLAACGRDEEAAADVEAGLALAPGNPHLLTVLGQLETAAGRFAAARAALDRAVTAAPDLAAAWGNRGVLRYANGDLDGAVADLTRALDLQPQPDLYANRAVALRALGRVTEAEADERRASAFS from the coding sequence GTGACTGAGGGAAGGTCCCACCTCCGGGTCGAGGGCGAACCACCCGCCCGCTGGGGGGCCGCGCGGCTGCTGATGCCGATGATCGACGCGCATCGGCGGCCCCGCGGCCCCTACACCGTGGCGGCGGCGCTGCTGCGCCGGCTGGTGCCGCCGGCCCTGGAACGCTCGGCCGAGCTGGTGGCGGCCCACGACATCGAGATCCGCGCGGCGGCGCCCGAACTGGCCGGGCTGGTCCCCGCCCGGCGGGTCACGGCCGAGGCCGGGCTCTCCGACGACGAGCGCATCCTCGTGCCCGCGCCCCGGCGTACGCTGCGGCTGGCCAACGGCCTGACCGAGTTCGTCCGCGAGGCGGTGCCCGCGGGCCTGGCGCTGGCGGTGTGCAACCTCGCCGAGGCCGACCCCACCGACCTGGAGCTGCTCGACGTCATGGCGCGGCGTGTCCCGCCCGCCACGCTCACGCTCCTGCTGTGCACCGGCGGCCCGGCGGCCGCTCCCGACACCCGCGACGCCGACGAGCTGTGGGCGGCAGTGGACCGCTCCATGCGCGAGGGGTTCCTGCACGCCGCCGCCGAGCTGGGCGAGCGCGGCATGGCCCGCACCGAGCCGGGCGGGGCCGCGTGGTGGCGGTTCGCGCAGCGCACCGCGACCGCGCTCGGCGGCCTCGGCCGCACCGCCGAGGCGCTGGCCGTGTGGGAGCGGGTGCGCGAGGCCAGCCAGGACCCGAAGATGCACGCCGCGGCGGCGTACGGCACCGCCATGCTCGACGCCCGCCACCCCGACCCCGGACAGCGCGACCTCGGCCGGGCCCGCCGCTGGATCAACCTGGCGATCGCGATCTCCACGATCCTGCCCGACCCCGCCGAGCGCGCCTTCAAGCTCGGCTTCGACCGCAACGGGCTGGCCCTGATCGAGCTGCGGCACGGGCGGCCCGCCGCCGCGCTGGCGCTGGTGGAGTCGGCCCTGGAGCTGGCGCGCGAGCTGGGCGCGCGGCACCCGCTGCACCGCATGGTGCTGCTGGCCAACCGGGCCCAGCTCCTCGCCGCGCTCGGCCGCCACAAGGAGGCCCTGGACGACTACGCCGCCGCGATCGCCCTCGACCCCGCCTTCCCCGACTACTACCTGGAGCGCGGCAACCTGCTGTTCAAGCTCGGGCAGCGGGACGAGGCGCAGGCCGACTACGAGCGCGCCATGCGGGCCGGGCCGCCGCTGCCGGAGGCGCACTACAACCGGGCCGAGCTGCGCGTCACGCGCGGCGACACCGCGGGAGCGCTCGCCGACCTCGCCCGGGTGGTCGAGCTCGACCCCGGCTACCTGGACGCCTACATCAACCGCGCCGGGCTGCTGGCCGCCTGCGGGCGCGATGAGGAGGCGGCGGCCGACGTCGAGGCGGGGCTCGCCCTGGCGCCGGGCAATCCGCACCTGCTGACGGTCCTCGGCCAGCTGGAGACGGCGGCGGGGCGGTTCGCGGCGGCCAGGGCGGCGCTGGACCGCGCGGTGACGGCCGCGCCCGACCTGGCGGCGGCGTGGGGGAACCGGGGGGTGCTGCGCTACGCGAACGGCGACCTCGACGGCGCGGTCGCCGACCTCACCCGCGCCCTCGACCTGCAGCCCCAGCCCGACCTGTACGCCAACCGGGCCGTCGCCCTGCGCGCCCTGGGCCGCGTCACCGAGGCCGAGGCGGACGAACGCCGGGCCAGCGCCTTCTCCTGA
- a CDS encoding globin yields MTETSFYDAVGGEETFRRLVHRFYEGVAEDPVLRPLYPESDLTGAEERLRGFLVQYWGGPKTYSEQRGHPRLRMRHMPFVIGEPERDAWLRHMRDAVDSLGLPEEQETRLWDYLVYAAHSLVNSPA; encoded by the coding sequence GTGACTGAGACCTCCTTCTACGATGCCGTCGGCGGCGAGGAGACCTTCCGGCGCCTCGTCCACCGCTTCTACGAAGGGGTCGCCGAAGACCCGGTCCTGCGGCCGCTCTACCCCGAGTCCGACCTCACGGGCGCCGAGGAGCGGCTGCGGGGCTTCCTCGTCCAGTACTGGGGCGGCCCCAAGACCTACAGCGAGCAGCGCGGCCACCCCCGGCTGCGGATGCGCCACATGCCGTTCGTCATCGGCGAGCCCGAGCGCGACGCCTGGCTGCGGCACATGCGCGACGCGGTCGACTCCCTCGGCCTGCCGGAGGAGCAGGAGACCCGGCTCTGGGACTATCTGGTCTACGCCGCCCACAGCTTGGTGAACTCCCCTGCTTGA
- a CDS encoding GNAT family N-acetyltransferase has protein sequence MKLTIRRYRWSDLDTILALHQICLAEVGLFPGDGVYYDDDFPRIQDIYLACGGDFLVGETGGRVVAMGGLRPVDSATAEVCRLRVHPGFQRRGFGAAMLRALERRAVELGFLSVRGDTTLNQGAALALYARQGWRELSRERVGELTVVYGEKRLVPPAVLEEQPGTR, from the coding sequence GTGAAGCTGACGATCCGTCGCTATCGCTGGTCCGACCTCGACACCATCCTCGCGCTCCATCAGATCTGCCTCGCGGAGGTGGGCCTGTTCCCGGGTGACGGCGTCTACTACGACGACGACTTCCCCCGCATCCAGGACATCTACCTGGCGTGCGGCGGCGACTTCCTCGTCGGGGAGACGGGCGGGCGCGTGGTCGCGATGGGCGGGCTGAGACCCGTCGACAGCGCGACGGCCGAGGTGTGCCGGTTGCGCGTCCATCCCGGGTTCCAGCGGCGTGGCTTCGGTGCGGCCATGCTGCGCGCGCTCGAACGGCGCGCGGTGGAGCTCGGGTTCCTCAGCGTCAGAGGCGACACGACCCTCAACCAGGGAGCGGCGCTCGCGTTGTACGCCCGTCAGGGCTGGCGTGAGCTGTCCAGGGAGCGCGTGGGCGAGCTGACCGTCGTCTACGGCGAGAAACGCCTGGTCCCGCCCGCGGTCCTGGAAGAACAGCCCGGCACGAGGTAG
- a CDS encoding XRE family transcriptional regulator, giving the protein MSGRQHRETEIARRIRAKGLAAGRTSAQIADEIHEACASQFSTSRIKAHRLAHGIALADVIEQVRALFERDQKPQPGIGETLLSAYESGLKRPGPEYLHYLCTVYRVEPAALGFEAPCICGHGHRMPGVLGDPDRRMPPHPLERGLMIHPMTPDPQTEEDENILRRTLLNLLNTDTNLSEQLDGPVLGACEGIRRRMDETLVSTTVSAQMLDQWEEATVSFGRQYTSVAPLRLLCDVLLELSAVRTAMSRRQPTDLQERLCRMAAQLAGLSGMILINLGDHRLARAFFRTGRTAADETGDRALRAWICARESLVPLYFGDAREALHLAKKSRDLAGSTPCVAQAMAPVVEARALAMMSGTDSKKEVVDQAKRALARARNAFTHMQDEDKEDLAFGYTEKQLYFYQGDVLTKLGQTLEAEVVLDQALSAYEDHILDQTLIRLDQAQCRLIDGDIPEALAIGTKALLLVGNEYLTDFIMRPATALEQAVMARDPDAPGLDEYRAALRRRPSAQLKGGGA; this is encoded by the coding sequence ATGTCCGGCAGACAGCACAGGGAGACGGAGATCGCGCGACGGATCCGGGCCAAGGGCCTGGCCGCCGGGCGCACGTCCGCCCAGATCGCTGACGAGATCCACGAGGCATGCGCGTCGCAGTTCAGCACGAGCCGGATCAAGGCGCATCGGCTGGCGCACGGCATCGCGCTCGCCGACGTGATCGAGCAGGTCAGAGCCCTGTTCGAAAGAGACCAGAAACCCCAGCCCGGCATCGGCGAGACGCTGCTGTCGGCCTACGAGAGCGGGCTGAAGCGCCCAGGGCCCGAATACCTGCACTACCTGTGCACGGTCTACCGGGTCGAGCCGGCGGCGCTGGGCTTCGAAGCGCCGTGCATCTGCGGCCACGGCCACCGGATGCCCGGCGTGCTCGGCGACCCCGACCGGCGCATGCCGCCGCATCCGCTGGAGCGCGGCCTCATGATCCATCCGATGACGCCCGACCCCCAGACGGAGGAGGACGAGAACATCCTCCGCCGCACGCTGTTAAATCTGCTCAACACCGACACGAACCTCTCCGAGCAGCTCGACGGCCCGGTGCTCGGCGCGTGCGAGGGCATCAGGCGCCGCATGGACGAGACGCTCGTGTCGACCACCGTCTCCGCCCAGATGCTCGACCAGTGGGAGGAGGCGACGGTCAGCTTCGGCCGCCAGTACACCAGCGTCGCGCCGCTGCGGCTGCTGTGCGACGTGCTGCTCGAACTGAGCGCCGTGCGCACCGCGATGTCCCGGCGTCAGCCGACCGACCTGCAGGAGCGGCTGTGCCGGATGGCCGCCCAGCTCGCCGGCCTGAGCGGCATGATCCTCATCAACCTCGGCGACCACCGCCTGGCGCGCGCGTTCTTCCGCACCGGGCGCACGGCGGCCGACGAGACCGGCGACCGCGCGCTGCGGGCCTGGATCTGCGCCCGCGAATCGCTCGTCCCCCTCTACTTCGGCGACGCCCGCGAGGCGCTGCACCTGGCCAAGAAGAGCCGCGACCTGGCCGGCTCCACGCCGTGCGTGGCCCAGGCCATGGCCCCGGTCGTGGAGGCCAGGGCGCTGGCCATGATGTCGGGCACCGACAGCAAGAAGGAGGTCGTCGACCAGGCCAAGCGCGCGCTGGCGCGGGCCAGGAACGCCTTCACCCACATGCAGGACGAGGACAAGGAGGACCTCGCTTTCGGGTACACCGAGAAGCAGCTCTACTTCTACCAGGGTGACGTGCTCACCAAGCTCGGGCAGACGCTGGAGGCCGAGGTGGTGCTCGACCAGGCGCTCAGCGCGTACGAGGACCACATCCTCGACCAGACGCTGATCCGGCTGGACCAGGCCCAGTGCCGCCTGATCGACGGCGACATCCCCGAGGCGCTGGCCATCGGCACCAAGGCGCTGCTGCTCGTCGGCAACGAGTACCTCACCGACTTCATCATGCGCCCGGCCACGGCGCTGGAGCAGGCCGTCATGGCCCGTGATCCCGACGCTCCCGGTCTGGACGAGTACCGCGCCGCGCTGCGGCGGCGGCCGAGCGCTCAGCTGAAAGGGGGCGGTGCGTGA
- a CDS encoding mechanosensitive ion channel family protein: MFNNAPWAPLVATGITIVLILVIAFLLRNLAHRLITRVVNRAASGGSITSRFRKGAPPDGIDVLLHERRKQRAETMGSVLKYIASIVILGTAVLTVLDRLTIPIAPVLTSVGILGVAIGFGAQELVKDFIAGLFMLLEDQYGVGDVIDAGAAVGTVEAVTLRVTRLRDADGRVWYVRNGTITRVGNESQGWSRAYVDVPVSYDADVVTVKVLLEHVAEEMWADPELRESKMVEPPQVYGVEQLSNSALVFRVTVKTLPAAQADVARELRLRVKAAMDAAGVAMVAIA, translated from the coding sequence ATGTTCAACAACGCGCCCTGGGCGCCGCTGGTGGCCACCGGGATCACGATCGTGCTGATCCTGGTGATCGCGTTCCTGCTGCGCAACCTCGCGCACCGGCTGATCACCCGCGTGGTCAACCGGGCCGCCTCGGGCGGCTCCATCACGAGCAGGTTCCGCAAGGGCGCCCCTCCCGACGGCATCGACGTGCTGCTCCACGAGCGGCGCAAGCAGCGGGCCGAGACCATGGGGTCGGTCCTCAAGTACATCGCCTCCATCGTCATCCTGGGCACCGCGGTGCTGACCGTGCTCGACCGGCTGACGATCCCCATCGCGCCCGTGCTGACCAGCGTCGGCATCCTCGGCGTGGCCATCGGCTTCGGCGCCCAGGAGCTGGTGAAGGACTTCATCGCGGGCCTGTTCATGCTGCTGGAGGACCAGTACGGCGTCGGCGACGTGATCGACGCCGGCGCGGCCGTCGGCACCGTCGAGGCGGTGACGCTGCGCGTGACCCGGCTGCGCGACGCGGACGGCCGCGTCTGGTACGTGCGCAACGGCACGATCACCCGGGTCGGCAACGAGTCGCAGGGCTGGTCGCGCGCCTACGTCGACGTCCCGGTCTCCTACGACGCCGACGTGGTCACCGTCAAGGTGCTGCTGGAGCACGTGGCCGAGGAGATGTGGGCCGACCCCGAGCTGCGCGAGAGCAAGATGGTCGAGCCGCCCCAGGTGTACGGCGTGGAGCAGCTCTCCAACAGCGCGCTGGTGTTCCGCGTCACGGTCAAGACCCTGCCCGCCGCGCAGGCCGACGTCGCGCGCGAGCTCCGGCTGCGGGTCAAGGCGGCGATGGACGCCGCGGGCGTCGCCATGGTCGCCATTGCCTAA
- a CDS encoding SDR family NAD(P)-dependent oxidoreductase, protein MTTAQHKIGSGFGARSTAADVLAGIDLSGKLAIVTGGYSGLGLETTRALARAGARVVVPARRPEAARAALGHLAEEAGAEVDELDLADLGSVRAFAERFLATGRDAHLVIANAGIMACPETRVGPGWEAQFATNHLGHYALVNHLWPAVARGGGRVVSVSSAGHRQSAIRWDDVQFERGYDKWQAYGQAKTANILFAVHLDALARQAGVRAFALHPGAILTPLQRHLPKEEMLALGWIDEAGNALDPSFKTPEQGAATQVWAATSPQLAGMGGVYCEDCDIAEVATADEPGVRPYAVDPEQAARLWRLSAELTGVDAFS, encoded by the coding sequence ATGACCACGGCACAACACAAGATCGGTTCGGGGTTCGGCGCGAGGAGCACCGCCGCGGACGTGCTCGCCGGGATCGACCTGTCCGGGAAGCTGGCGATCGTCACCGGGGGCTACTCGGGGCTCGGGCTGGAGACCACGCGCGCCCTGGCCCGCGCCGGCGCCCGGGTCGTCGTCCCGGCCCGCCGCCCCGAGGCCGCCCGCGCGGCCCTCGGCCACCTCGCCGAGGAAGCGGGGGCCGAGGTGGACGAGCTGGACCTCGCCGACCTCGGCAGCGTCCGCGCCTTCGCCGAGCGGTTCCTCGCCACCGGCCGCGACGCCCACCTCGTCATCGCCAACGCCGGCATCATGGCCTGCCCGGAGACCAGGGTCGGCCCCGGCTGGGAGGCCCAGTTCGCCACCAACCACCTCGGTCACTACGCGCTCGTCAACCACCTCTGGCCGGCCGTCGCCCGGGGCGGCGGCCGGGTGGTGTCGGTCTCGTCCGCCGGGCACCGGCAGTCCGCGATCCGCTGGGACGACGTGCAGTTCGAGCGCGGCTACGACAAGTGGCAGGCCTACGGGCAGGCCAAGACCGCCAACATCCTGTTCGCGGTGCACCTCGACGCGCTGGCCCGGCAGGCGGGGGTGCGGGCGTTCGCGCTGCACCCCGGAGCGATCCTCACGCCGCTGCAGCGCCACCTGCCCAAGGAGGAGATGCTCGCCCTCGGCTGGATCGACGAGGCGGGCAACGCCCTGGACCCGAGCTTCAAGACCCCGGAGCAGGGCGCGGCCACCCAGGTGTGGGCGGCCACGTCGCCGCAGCTCGCGGGGATGGGCGGCGTCTACTGCGAGGACTGCGACATCGCGGAGGTCGCCACGGCCGACGAGCCCGGGGTGCGCCCGTACGCGGTGGACCCGGAGCAGGCGGCCCGGCTGTGGCGGCTGTCGGCGGAGCTGACGGGCGTGGACGCGTTCTCCTGA